One region of Oncorhynchus nerka isolate Pitt River linkage group LG22, Oner_Uvic_2.0, whole genome shotgun sequence genomic DNA includes:
- the LOC115105153 gene encoding ubiquitin-like modifier-activating enzyme 5 isoform X2 translates to MNRLFFQPHQAGLSKVEAAEHTLRNINPDVQFETHNYNITTMEHFAHFMDRISYGALQEGKAVDLILSCVDNFEARMAINAACNELGQIWMESGVSENAVSGHIQLIIPGETACFACAPPLVVAANIDEKTLKREGVCAASLPTTMGVVAGILVQNVLKYLLKFGTVSHYLGYNAMQDFFPTMAMKANPTCDDHYCRKQQDDYKKKEAERPKKIVEKVVEEEVVHEENDWGIELVSEQTEEELHAASGPVPDLPEGITVAYTIPEKETGASGGETVEETEQSLEELMAQMRKM, encoded by the exons ATGAACAGGCTGTTCTTCCAGCCTCACCAGGCCGGCCTCAGCAAAGTAGAGGCAGCTGAACACACACTCAG GAATATCAACCCAGATGTGCAGTTTGAGACCCACAACTACAACATCACCACCATGGAACATTTCGCACATTTCATGGATCGCATAAG ttatggGGCGCTTCAGGAAGGAAAGGCCGTAGACCTGATTCTGAGTTGTGTGGACAACTTTGAGGCCCGGATGGCCATCAACGCA GCGTGTAACGAGCTGGGTCAGATCTGGATGGAGTCGGGTGTGAGCGAGAACGCTGTGTCTGGACACATCCAGCTCATCATCCCGGGGGAGACGGCCTGCTTCGCA TGTGCTCCTCCCCTGGTGGTGGCGGCCAACATTGATGAGAAGACCCTGAAGAGGGAGGGGGTGTGTGCTGCCAGCCTACCCACCACCATGGGTGTGGTGGCAGGGATCCTGGTCCAAAACGTCCTCAA GTACCTGTTGAAGTTTGGCACAGTCAGCCATTACCTGGGCTACAACGCCATGCAGGACTTCTTCCCCACTATGGCCATGAAGGCCAACCCCACATGTGATGACCACTACTGCAGGAAACAGCAGGACGACTATAAG AAGAAAGAGGCAGAGCGACCAAAAAAGATTGTAGagaaggtggtggaggaggaagtgGTTCACGAGGAGAACGACTGGG GTATTGAGCTGGTGTCGGAGCAGACAGAAGAGGAACTCCATGCGGCTTCAGGCCCCGTCCCCGACCTCCCAGAAGGCATCACTGTGGCCTACACCATCCCTGAGAAG GAGACCGGGGCGTcaggaggggagacggtggaggAAACAGAACAGAGTCTAGAAGAGCTGATGGCGCAGATGAGGAAGATGTAA
- the LOC115105153 gene encoding ubiquitin-like modifier-activating enzyme 5 isoform X1 produces MTSIEELKLRVRELENELIKCKQKRCTAMCAEEAADNNQPHHRPRIDKMSAEVVDSNPYSRLMALKRMGIVEDYEKIRTFTVAVVGVGGVGSVTAEMLTRCGIGKLILFDYDKVELANMNRLFFQPHQAGLSKVEAAEHTLRNINPDVQFETHNYNITTMEHFAHFMDRISYGALQEGKAVDLILSCVDNFEARMAINAACNELGQIWMESGVSENAVSGHIQLIIPGETACFACAPPLVVAANIDEKTLKREGVCAASLPTTMGVVAGILVQNVLKYLLKFGTVSHYLGYNAMQDFFPTMAMKANPTCDDHYCRKQQDDYKKKEAERPKKIVEKVVEEEVVHEENDWGIELVSEQTEEELHAASGPVPDLPEGITVAYTIPEKETGASGGETVEETEQSLEELMAQMRKM; encoded by the exons ATGACCTCAATCGAAGAGCTGAAGCTGCGAGTGAGGGAGCTTGAGAATGAGTTGATCAAGTGTAAGCAAAAGCGATGTACGGCGATGTGTGCCGAGGAAGCTGCCGACAACAACCAACCTCATCACAGACCAAGGATCGACAAAATGAGTGCAGAAGTAGTGGATTCAAACCCTTACAG TCGTCTGATGGCTTTGAAGCGAATGGGCATTGTTGAAGATTACGAG AAAATCAGGACGTTCACTGTAGCTGTGGTGGGTGTTGGAGGAGTTGGAAGTGTGACTGCAGAAATGCTCACAAGATGTGGCATTGGTAAG CTCATCCTGTTTGACTATGACAAAGTGGAGCTGGCCAATATGAACAGGCTGTTCTTCCAGCCTCACCAGGCCGGCCTCAGCAAAGTAGAGGCAGCTGAACACACACTCAG GAATATCAACCCAGATGTGCAGTTTGAGACCCACAACTACAACATCACCACCATGGAACATTTCGCACATTTCATGGATCGCATAAG ttatggGGCGCTTCAGGAAGGAAAGGCCGTAGACCTGATTCTGAGTTGTGTGGACAACTTTGAGGCCCGGATGGCCATCAACGCA GCGTGTAACGAGCTGGGTCAGATCTGGATGGAGTCGGGTGTGAGCGAGAACGCTGTGTCTGGACACATCCAGCTCATCATCCCGGGGGAGACGGCCTGCTTCGCA TGTGCTCCTCCCCTGGTGGTGGCGGCCAACATTGATGAGAAGACCCTGAAGAGGGAGGGGGTGTGTGCTGCCAGCCTACCCACCACCATGGGTGTGGTGGCAGGGATCCTGGTCCAAAACGTCCTCAA GTACCTGTTGAAGTTTGGCACAGTCAGCCATTACCTGGGCTACAACGCCATGCAGGACTTCTTCCCCACTATGGCCATGAAGGCCAACCCCACATGTGATGACCACTACTGCAGGAAACAGCAGGACGACTATAAG AAGAAAGAGGCAGAGCGACCAAAAAAGATTGTAGagaaggtggtggaggaggaagtgGTTCACGAGGAGAACGACTGGG GTATTGAGCTGGTGTCGGAGCAGACAGAAGAGGAACTCCATGCGGCTTCAGGCCCCGTCCCCGACCTCCCAGAAGGCATCACTGTGGCCTACACCATCCCTGAGAAG GAGACCGGGGCGTcaggaggggagacggtggaggAAACAGAACAGAGTCTAGAAGAGCTGATGGCGCAGATGAGGAAGATGTAA